The following DNA comes from Anopheles coustani chromosome 2, idAnoCousDA_361_x.2, whole genome shotgun sequence.
taAGGACATGGAACACCCTCGCTTTATTTCTGTGACTCAATGCACTAAACATATACCTTCTTCACAGTTTTATCCGGGCTGCACGTAGTTGCCCGAGTCTAGTGTGGGTAATTTGTCACCgtctgttttgtttctgtgACTCTCTCTAATGTTTGTAGTTCAATGCTTCTCACCAGTAAAGATCGTTGTGTTATGAAAAATTAACGTGTTTATGTTTGCTAATCTTTACAGGAATGTGGCCGAAGCAATGCTCGAGAAGGGTCTCGCGACGGTGATCAACTACCGCCAAGACGATGAGCAGCGCTCACCCGAGTATGACAAACTGCGTGCCGCCCAGGAGCAAGCGATCAAGGGTTTGAAGGGTCTGCACGCGAAGAAGGACATCCCGGCGCACCGCATCAACGACCTGACGACGGATCATTCCCGCATCAAGCACCACTATCTGCCGTCGTGGCAGCGTGCCTTGCGCACCGAGGCTATCGTCGAATTCGTTGCCAGCGGATCCCGCCTGCGACTGTACTGCCCGAAGGAAAGCTGTCTGGTAACATTCCTGCTTGCTGGCATCAGTTGCCGCCGCTCGGCTCGTCCCGCCATCGGTGGGGCACCGGCCCAGGAAGGTGAACCGTTTGGCGATGAGGCACTCCAGTTCACGCGCGAACGTGTCCTGCAGCGAGACGTTAGCGTGAAGATCGATACCACCGACAAGCAAGCGACTAGCGTGATCGGCTGGCTATTCGCAGAGAACAATATGAACCTCTCGGTGGCCCTGGTCGAGGAGGGTCTGGCCGAAGTGCACTTTACGGCGGAGAAGTCCGAATACTTCCGCTCGCTCAAGGACGCCGAGAACCGCGCCAAGGCGAGGAGGAAGAATATCTGGAAGGACTACGTCGAGAAGccggtggaggaggagaacAAGGATGAGATTGATGATACGCCGGACGTAAACACACCCGCCGACCGGAAGGTCAAGTACGAGAGCGTCGTCGTGACGGAGGTGACTCCCGAGCTGCACTTCTATGCCCAGCATACCGAGCAGGGTGCCAAACTGGAGGAACTCATGACCAAGCTGCGCCAGGAGTTCAAGGCTATGCCCCCGGTAACGGGAGCGTACGCGCCAAAGCGTGGTGACCTCTGTGCGGCCAAATTCTCCGAGGACGACGAGTGGTACCGTGCGAAGGTGGAGAAGGTCGAGAAGGGTGGCAACGTGTCGATTCTCTACGTCGACTATGGAAACCGCGAGGTAAGTAGCAAATGtaggaagggaaagaaaattcaaaGCCGCAAGCTCCTTAGATCCATTTCTGTCACTTCAAAAGAAATGCTTGAGTCATAAGCTTGCCAGAACAAAACTAGCGAGTGAACCATTGACTTACGGTCTTTACCCGGCACGCAAGAAAAACCTCCACCTGAATGTCTTTTCCGATGCAGGAGAGTACGCAGCACTTCCGGAACGGGTTCAGTGTAGCCAGAGGTAGACGGTAATATTCTTTTGCCTGTTCACTTCGATAGCTTCACGACATGGGCCACGGAAGGTCGTGCATGGTCTCTCCAACGCGTCGAAAATGTACGCAGGCTACGAGGGTGCATTCTAATTGTACCGCCTGGTCAACCAATTCTATGGCCGTGTTCCTCGTACAGAACTTCCCCGAGTCGGATGAATGATAACCTTTTGGATAGGTTGTGTGTGTACCAAGGAAATAACCATTACTTTACCCTTTTCACAGAACGTTCCCTCGACCCGCCTAGCAATGCTCCCGCCTACGTTCCTCTCGGAGAAACCGTACGCGCACGAATACGTGCCGGCCCTGCTTGTCTTGCCGACCGACACCGACGATCGTAACGAAGCGGTGAAGGCGTTCTCGCAGGACGTGCTCAACCGCAGTCTGAACATGAACATCGAATACCGGTAAGTGAAGCGCGAATCATTTATGCTCATCATTAAACACCAGCTTCACGCGGTCCGCTGCGGCATTGATATGCCAAAGCTGTGACAAACAGTAACATCATTGTCAGAGCTTCTAGATCATTACCAAAAGTAAAGACAGAATCGAGTGCGCGGAACACTTCCGCCGCTCGTATCCGTACCGACCTTCGGAAGCAGGTACGGCTGCTGGCTTAGCCCATCATTCACCGTATGAAGCATCAAATAGGTTTTACAGAACACTTTCATAATTTAATCCATATTTCTCATCGTCGAACGCCTTGagcttattttgttttgtgagtTGCAGTGCCAACGAATGATCGAATGacaattttctcaaaataatGTGATATAAATCTTTTACAGCATCACCGGTACAGAGTATGTGACCCTGGTGGATCCGAGCACGAAGTCTGACGTCGGAGAGGATCTGATCGCCGACGGATACGTGATCGCGGACAAGAACAAGAAGGATCGTAGACTGACCAAGTTGGTAAGTGTAAACTGACCACCAAGCTATGCGTTCTTAAATTATCTAATGTATATTAACAATCTATCTAATGGATATCTTCCCTGATCTAAAAACTGACTGATGACAATGCGCGAATTTAGCCTCTTTTTGATAGTCGATCATAAATATCCGATAATGTGTCAAAATACCATACCAAAAGAATTcaaggaaaagcgaaaaattcGTTCAAACCGATCCTTACGCCTAGATGCGAGACCTTCAAAGATTGCTTTCTTAGTTCGACATCGTTGCCTTTTGCCGTCAAGTTTATCTGTAAATTAGTACGCAAATATGagatataatttgtttaaccTTTCTGCAACAATTTCGTCACTAATCCTTTTGATATTGGTGAGGTTTATGTATGCTCTTTTGATCTTGGTGGTCCAGAGTAATTACGTGATGGTACGCAAACCCTAACGGAGACTCAAATAAGCCTGTTCACCCATGGTGCGATCTTGTTACCAATGTTAACAGGGACACCTAGCTTGCTCAGCCTCTTTTGTGTTCGTGTCAACATCTTTCTTATCGATAAGTCGAGTAGATGAATCGGAtctaattgttttcttttccgaccTTTCTTCCTCAGATCGCCGATTACAAGGAAGCTGAACAGAAGGCCCGTAAGCACCATAAGGGCATCTGGCAGTACGGTGACAGCACCGAAGATCAGGCTGGCGAGTTTGGTCTCAGCCGTTAAGGTTCGCCAATCGAGCCATCCCTTTTCGCTCACGCATCTCCATCGCAGTCCAGTTCTTCCCTCTCACGTTGTTCTCTCAACGTATATCCTATCGTTCGTTCCGTTTAGGGCGGACGTCTGGGATGTGCGATGTAGAGCAGAATTGAGGGCCCCCGCTGAGAATAAACGGACATTAAACAGTAACTCTCCGGAGGGGAAACGTTGCAATTCTATAATATCGTCGTCCTCGTGATCGTGTTTTGTCAAAGTCGTACCGGTTGAACCGGTCTTCtaaagcacacatacacattagAGACAAAAGGAGGATTGAAGTTGGACCGAGTGAGTTGCGGGCGAATGAACATGAAATAACACACCTGCCTATCAATATAAACAGTAAAAAAGCTATATAATGTGAgataaaagagagaaaaacaaaaaatcatttctGATAAAGAAAACATCGTTTCAAATGGTTCATTTACGGCTCTATATATATGCTACGATATATTGCAAGAAACGAAATCGTTTCATGAAAGGAGAGACTACCACCAACAACCAAGAACTAGCATGATGCTTCCATGGACTCAACTGTCCAAATGACAAGAACACTGACTAAACATCGGTTGGTGCCAAACCAACAGTCAATATCATCGTTGAAGCGCTGGAAGCTGGAAAGAAGACTAGAACTAATAGAGTCCACAAGAAGAAGGCGTAAACAGAGCTAGTGTATCTCCCCTCATATTGTAAGATGAAGATGAATGTGAGCAGAAAGGCAACTAAAGTAGCGATGTCGAACATAGCAGAACAGAgagaaagattgaaaaaaaaaatgtaaaggcCTCGGAAAAAGGAACCGAATAGGGAATGTGTTTATTGATGGTTACGTGCATCTCACAGGAATGGCACAGGAGAACAGTGTTGGTTGAAGAGATTGGCCTTTGTTCACATGTTCACATATAGCCATTAGTTATCACagatttgtgtttattttttacggtTTACGCGTAACGCATTATATATCTTCACCTGATTGTCATAatgaatcttttttttttacagtttttcttttttttcttggttcCATTtatggtgaaaataaaatttatcctGACATTATAAAAATACCTGTTGTGTGTTTATGCAGGTGTGGGATGTTATTAGGATCCGGATGGATCTCCAACGCCCCCTTCATACCTTCGCTGAAATCCGAAAACGGTTATACCTAAATATTTTCTCATATTAAGTTGTTGATTTACGGACATTTGTATGAGGGTATCTGCGGTGAAGGATCTTGGGGTGTGGTTGGACGATCCCTTCAGTGATCATATAAACTCAGTAGTGGACAGAGCAAGCAGAGCACTTGGCCTAATAACGCGCATGTCAGCAGAAATACGggatcttttttgtttgtgggcGCTGTACTGCTGTTGGGTCCTCCAAATATTGTAATACTGTCGTGTTGTACGGTCTCCTGTGGGGTTTACAGGTATGAACAGGCTGGAGCGAGTATAACGTAAATTTATTCGACTCGCTGTGAGGCTGGTTGTAATCGTCTCTTCTTCCCCTATTCCATCCTATCCTTCGCCTTCGTCACTTGCTTGCTTTACATACCAATGGCGACACTCGACCACCCAATCCTTGTTCATTGCAAGCCTACTCCTGCAAAACATTGATACCCTTCTTTTTCtaccctcttttttttttaaatgatccgTTGCTTCAGGCACTAACGGTCAGGGGTCGCCAAAGTcccgccaactgattttattcgaccatttaaaaatacgggcttcatacaaaaaacccaatttaatttttatcggatttgttcacgatgccaggtttattttcttctaaaaaatgtagattaaaattgttgaacgagatgttcctgttatatgttgaaaaaaaataaaaattcagcGAAAATAAGTACGAAAATGTTAACATTAAAagttaaatgataaaatttaatatattttatcttataccactttttatgtaacttcaCTGCTTATAAAGTTGATATCCCATTCTAATAAAATGGGAACGGATTGAACAAGCGTGTAGCGTAAAACGGAAAAACTGTTTCCGTCTTCTAACCTCTTCGCTCTATCCAACCTATAGCTAGATATGTTGTAATAAGCATAAAAATGAGCATAAGTATTTATTAACACATACAAATTATATTGTCGCGTGCCCTTCTTCTGTAAAGTGCAGTTTTGCCGTAATAATGAGCATCATCATACTCCGTCTAGCTGATGTTACAATCATCATATCTAATTTGCTGCTTTTATCTCAACCTTCTAGTTGATTCCGCAACGGGAAATCCCAAGGGTTCGAATTTTATCGAACTTAATTCAAATTTGATAAGGTCGTCTTGTAAGGCAGACGGAAATTGAACCAGATAAGCAAACATGGGGCCTACCGGGACCATAAAACTATCCATAAATCTACTGTTGGATCACAATAAACATACGACGGAACTGGTGATTAGTTATCTGCTGAATTAAGCTGGACGGATTGTGAAACCATTTAGGGAAGTAAAGAGATAAAAATTACTACGCTCCGCCTGTTCTGGTATAGCGAGGAAATACTGACATCgagttaaattaaatgacaCAGAAATCTACGATACTTGTTACTAATCTTGTATTTTACGCTGAAGAATACGTTTGagtaaaattttgaattgtttaattgattattataaattgtttgattGAATTCACTTATACGTAATAaactctaaaattaatgagaTCCTTTGAATTGAGCTTTAAATCGTAGATTTCCTTTGAATGATAATAAACCCTGTTTGTTGCAGCAGGTATTACAGACAAGGCTTCAATCGACCATTACTGTTTTGCGTTCACGCCCTGGAAAAAGATTAATCTAATCTAATGGTCG
Coding sequences within:
- the LOC131266101 gene encoding staphylococcal nuclease domain-containing protein 1, coding for MSTTPAPAATPAPPPVLKKGIVKQILSGDSVILRDKPVNGPPREKQLNFAGVVAPKLARRPTNGSSDGSKDQPYAWEAREYLRQRLVGQEVWFYSEKPPNANREYGYIKLGKDVNSENIVESIISEGLVTVRRDGVRQTPEHTRLIELEDAARKARKGLWSDAPESEHVRNITWNIENPKQFVDQHAGQLIKGIIEHVRDGSTVRAFLMPSRGVYQHITLMMSGIRCPGFKLDADGKPDNTTEVPFADEARFHVECRLLQRDVKIRLESNSNTNFLGTILHQDGNIAESLLRNGFAKCVEWSIPYVKEGIERLRASEREAKNQRLRLWKDYKPPAALANTKDKELIGTVVEVFNGDAVAVKVGTVTKKVFFSSIRPPRPKEDDPPRTKNSRPLYDIPWMFEAREFLRKKLIGKKVTCTLDYVAPARDNYPEKFCYTVRLGDLNVAEAMLEKGLATVINYRQDDEQRSPEYDKLRAAQEQAIKGLKGLHAKKDIPAHRINDLTTDHSRIKHHYLPSWQRALRTEAIVEFVASGSRLRLYCPKESCLVTFLLAGISCRRSARPAIGGAPAQEGEPFGDEALQFTRERVLQRDVSVKIDTTDKQATSVIGWLFAENNMNLSVALVEEGLAEVHFTAEKSEYFRSLKDAENRAKARRKNIWKDYVEKPVEEENKDEIDDTPDVNTPADRKVKYESVVVTEVTPELHFYAQHTEQGAKLEELMTKLRQEFKAMPPVTGAYAPKRGDLCAAKFSEDDEWYRAKVEKVEKGGNVSILYVDYGNRENVPSTRLAMLPPTFLSEKPYAHEYVPALLVLPTDTDDRNEAVKAFSQDVLNRSLNMNIEYRITGTEYVTLVDPSTKSDVGEDLIADGYVIADKNKKDRRLTKLIADYKEAEQKARKHHKGIWQYGDSTEDQAGEFGLSR